The following are from one region of the Stanieria cyanosphaera PCC 7437 genome:
- the acs gene encoding acetate--CoA ligase gives MSETTIESILQEKRLFAPCSEFSQNANIKSFAEYQQLYEQSISDPEGFWANLAETELDWFQKWDRVLDWQPPFAKWFVNGKINISYNCLDRHLTTWRKNKAAIIWEGEPGDSRTLTYAQLHREVCQMANVFKQLGVKKGDRVGIYMPMIPEAAIAMLACARIGAPHSVVFGGFSAEALKARLQDAEAKLVVTADGGFRKDKVVPLKDALDEALSNNGVPSVENVLVVQRTKQTINMQEGRDHWWHELHAQASINCPPEPMDSEDLLFILYTSGTTGKPKGVVHTTGGYNLYTHITTKWAFDLKDTDVYWCTADVGWITGHSYIVYGPLSNGATSLMYEGAPRASNPGCFWDVIEKYGVTIFYTAPTAIRAFIKMGDEHPNARDLSSLRILGTVGEPINPEAWMWYHKVIGGERCPIVDTWWQTETGGFMITPLPGATSTKPGSATRPFPGIIADVVDLEGNSVGNNQGGYLVIKHPWPSMMRTVYKDDDRFRRTYWEHILPKNGKYLYFAGDGARKDEDGYFWIMGRVDDVMNISGHRIGTMEVESALVSHPAVAEAAVVGRPDELKGEDVYAFVTLEGSYQPSEALKEELKKHVVKEIGAIARPGEIRFADALPKTRSGKIIRRFLRNLAAGQELVGDISTMEDLSVLDKLREGA, from the coding sequence ATGTCAGAAACAACCATAGAATCAATTCTCCAAGAAAAACGTTTATTTGCTCCCTGTTCAGAATTCTCCCAAAATGCTAATATTAAAAGTTTTGCAGAATATCAGCAACTATATGAGCAATCAATTAGTGATCCTGAAGGTTTTTGGGCTAATTTAGCTGAAACAGAATTAGATTGGTTTCAAAAATGGGATCGAGTCTTAGATTGGCAACCACCCTTTGCTAAGTGGTTTGTCAACGGCAAAATTAACATTTCTTATAACTGTCTAGACCGACATCTGACTACCTGGCGCAAAAACAAAGCAGCGATTATCTGGGAAGGTGAACCAGGCGATTCCCGTACTTTAACTTATGCTCAATTGCATCGGGAAGTTTGTCAAATGGCAAATGTCTTCAAGCAACTGGGAGTCAAAAAAGGCGATCGCGTGGGGATTTATATGCCGATGATTCCTGAAGCTGCGATCGCAATGTTGGCTTGTGCCAGAATTGGCGCACCCCATAGTGTTGTGTTTGGGGGATTTAGTGCCGAAGCTTTAAAAGCGCGTTTACAAGATGCAGAGGCAAAATTAGTTGTCACCGCTGATGGTGGTTTTCGTAAGGATAAAGTTGTACCTCTCAAAGATGCTCTAGATGAAGCTTTAAGTAATAACGGTGTTCCGAGTGTCGAGAATGTTTTGGTAGTTCAACGCACCAAACAAACCATTAATATGCAAGAAGGCAGAGATCATTGGTGGCACGAACTCCACGCCCAAGCGTCGATCAATTGTCCTCCCGAACCAATGGACAGCGAAGATCTGCTGTTTATTCTCTACACTAGCGGTACAACTGGCAAACCTAAAGGAGTAGTGCATACAACTGGTGGTTATAACCTTTACACCCATATCACTACTAAATGGGCATTCGATCTTAAAGATACTGATGTTTATTGGTGTACGGCGGATGTTGGTTGGATCACAGGACATAGTTATATTGTCTATGGCCCTCTTTCCAATGGTGCAACCAGTTTAATGTATGAGGGTGCGCCTCGTGCTTCTAACCCTGGTTGTTTTTGGGATGTGATCGAAAAATACGGCGTAACTATCTTCTATACTGCCCCGACTGCTATTCGTGCTTTTATTAAAATGGGAGACGAACATCCTAATGCCCGCGATCTATCCTCTCTGCGGATCTTAGGAACTGTAGGCGAACCAATTAACCCCGAAGCTTGGATGTGGTATCACAAAGTCATTGGTGGAGAACGTTGTCCTATCGTAGATACTTGGTGGCAGACAGAAACAGGGGGTTTTATGATCACTCCTCTACCTGGCGCAACTTCTACCAAACCAGGTTCAGCAACTCGTCCTTTTCCTGGAATTATTGCAGATGTGGTTGATTTAGAAGGTAATTCTGTAGGTAATAATCAAGGAGGTTATTTAGTGATTAAACATCCTTGGCCTAGTATGATGAGAACGGTATATAAAGATGATGACCGTTTCCGTCGTACCTATTGGGAGCATATCTTACCAAAGAATGGTAAATATCTTTATTTTGCAGGAGATGGAGCAAGAAAAGACGAAGACGGCTATTTCTGGATTATGGGTAGGGTCGATGACGTGATGAATATTTCAGGACACCGCATCGGTACAATGGAAGTAGAATCAGCCCTCGTTTCTCATCCTGCGGTAGCAGAAGCTGCGGTGGTAGGTAGACCAGATGAACTTAAAGGAGAAGATGTCTATGCTTTCGTTACCCTCGAAGGCAGCTATCAACCCAGTGAAGCACTAAAAGAAGAACTGAAAAAACACGTAGTCAAAGAAATAGGCGCGATCGCTCGTCCAGGAGAAATTCGTTTTGCTGATGCCTTGCCTAAGACCCGTTCTGGTAAGATTATCCGTCGTTTCTTACGGAATTTGGCCGC